GTATCTCCGATGATGCCTCCTTCTCAGCCTGCTCCAGGCTGATCCCCCTCTCCCTGGCCCTCATCATGAGGAGCTCCCTCTGGCGCTCCGTCATTATCCTTCCCGGCATGACCCCGTTGACCGTCACCTCCGGCGCGAGCTCCCTCGAGAGTACCTTTATCAGGCCGGCTAGGGATGTCCTGACCACTGAGGAGAGGGGTATGCTCATGTTCACCTCCTTTATCGCAGTGGAGGTCACGATCACAATCCTTCCCCATCCTCTCCCCTTCATCCCGTATCCGAAGAGTTTGGACAGCCTGACGACGCTCATGACGAGCAGCTCGAAGGCATCGTACCAGTCCGCATCCTCTAGCTCACTGAATCTCGCTATCCTAGGCCCTCCGTAGCTCACGACGAGTATATCCGCCCCTCCGAGCTCCTCAGCCCTCTCGTAGAGGGCCTCTATATCCCCTGCCCTCGTGACGTCGGCAGCTTGGAAGTGGACCTCCCCCCACCTCGAGAGGTCCTCCGCGGCGCTCCTCAGCCTCTCCTCGTTCCTGGAGGCCATCAGTACCCTAGCCCCCTCATTGAGGAGGGACCTCACCGCGGCCCTCCCCATCCCGGAGCTAGCGCCCGTCACCACCGCAAGCCTACCCCTTATCCCCAGCTCCATGGGTCGCTCGCCTCCCTCCCGAGAGTAACTTGACCGCAGCGAGGAGGAGCGCTGCCGATATCGCGGCAGCCACGAGCGTGAACCTGGAGTTATAGCAGGAATATTTACCTACTGGTACTCCATAGTTCAATATTTCCACAGTGTATTCCGGGAGGAAGCCCGTGTCAACGATCGCATTCGTCCCCTCGTGAATCCTCCCCTGGGAGCGGATCGAGAGAGCTCCATCACCCCTGACCTCGACGTGACCATCCGGT
This is a stretch of genomic DNA from Candidatus Korarchaeota archaeon NZ13-K. It encodes these proteins:
- a CDS encoding SDR family NAD(P)-dependent oxidoreductase codes for the protein MELGIRGRLAVVTGASSGMGRAAVRSLLNEGARVLMASRNEERLRSAAEDLSRWGEVHFQAADVTRAGDIEALYERAEELGGADILVVSYGGPRIARFSELEDADWYDAFELLVMSVVRLSKLFGYGMKGRGWGRIVIVTSTAIKEVNMSIPLSSVVRTSLAGLIKVLSRELAPEVTVNGVMPGRIMTERQRELLMMRARERGISLEQAEKEASSEIPARRFGRPEEVGDLIAFLCSERAGYLTGSLIPVDGGLLSCTL